In a single window of the Globicephala melas chromosome 10, mGloMel1.2, whole genome shotgun sequence genome:
- the MICALL1 gene encoding MICAL-like protein 1, which translates to MAGPRVALLAWCRRQCEGYRGVDIRDLSSSFRDGLAFCAILHRHRPDLLEFDSLSKENVFENNRLAFEVAEKELGIPALLDPSDMVSMSVPDCLSIMTYVSQYYNHFASPGQAGVSSPRKGLAASSPPSKAPTPAEPGDRAQGDECSSGSLSEQGAHRTPSSTCAACQQHVHLVQRYLADGKLYHRHCFRCQRCSSTLLPGAYRSGPEEGTFVCAEHCARLGPGGRSGARPTLPPQPKQQQLTEEAKDVERGGPSPNAAAGPEVDVPKASLEGRPQIPTKPQVPGKPQELASTPGSRPTPAPRKASESTVLTLPTPRPRSSLQQENLVEQGGGSGLVNGKLHEPPIPKPRGTPKLSERTPAPRKDPPWITLVQAEPKKKPAPLPPSSSPGPPPPGRDSRQVENGGVHEVAGPEPKPYNPFEEEQEEPPAAPRAATGPAPTHPESTPKSLHPWYGITPTSSPRTKKRPAPRAPSASPLALHTSRLSHSEPPSATPSPALSVESLSSESSGQPPSGEPLEPPVVPKSSSEPAVHAPGSPGTSASLSANSSLSSSGELVQPSVNRTPQASPGLVPNTRGSPGPPPAKPCSGAAPTPLVLVGDKSPAPSPGTSSPQLQVKSSCKENPFNRKASPTASPTVKKATKGSKPARPPAPGHGFPLIKRKVQADQYIPEEDIHGEMDTIERQLDTLEHRGVLLEEKLRGGVDEGREDDMLVDWFKLIHEKHLLVRRESELIYVFKQQNLEQRQADVEYELRCLLNKPEKDWTEEDRVREKVLMQELVTLIEQRNAIVNCLDEDRQREEEEDKMLEAMIKKKEFQKEAEPEGKKKGKFKTMKVLKLLGNKRDTKSKSPGDKS; encoded by the exons ATGGCGGGGCCGCGGGTCGCGCTGCTGGCTTGGTGCCGCCGCCAGTGCGAGGGCTACCGCGGCGTGGACATCCGCGACCTGAGCAGCTCCTTCCGGGACGGCCTGGCCTTCTGCGCCATCCTGCACCGGCACCGGCCCGACCTGCT AGAGTTTGATTCACTTTCCAAGGAGAATGTCTTCGAGAATAACCGTTTG GCCTTTGAAGTGGCTGAGAAGGAGCTGGGAATCCCTGCTCTCCTGGACCCCAGTGACATGGTCTCCATGAGTGTCCCTGACTGCCTCAGCATCATGACCTACGTGTCCCAATATTACAACCACTTCGCCAGCCCTGGCCAAG CCGGGGTCTCATCACCCAGAAAGGGCCTGGCAGCATCCTCCCCGCCATCCAAAGCACCCACTCCCGCGGAACCAGGAGACAGGGCTCAG GGCGATGAGTGCTCCTCGGGCAGCCTGTCAGAGCAGGGCGCCCACCGGACCCCCAGCAGCACGTGTGCGGCCTGCCAGCAGCACGTGCACCTGGTGCAGCGTTACCTGGCCGACGGCAAGCTGTACCACCGGCACTGCTTCCG GTGTCAGCGGTGCTCCAGCACCCTGCTCCCCGGAGCTTACAGGAGTGGGCCAGAGGAGGGCACCTTCGTGTGTGCAGAGCACTGCGCCAGGCTGGGCCCTGGTGGGCGGTCAGGGGCCAGGCCCACACTCCCCCCACAGCCAAAGCAGCAGCAACTTACAGAAGAAGCCAAGGATGTGGAGAGAGGCGGCCCCAGCCCTAATGCAGCTGCAGGGCCCGAGGTGGACGTACCCAAGGCCAGCCTTGAGGGCCGACCCCAGATCCCCACCAAGCCCCAGGTTCCCGGCAAACCACAGGAGCTGGCCAGCACCCCGGGCAGCCGCCCCACACCTGCCCCCAGGAAGGCCTCTGAGAGCACAGTCCTGACGCTCCCCACGCCCCGGCCCCGGTCCAGCCTGCAGCAGGAGAACTTGGTGGAGCAGGGAGGCGGCAGCGGCCTGGTGAATG GGAAGCTGCATGAACCCCCCATCCCCAAGCCCAGAGGGACACCCAAGCTGTCAGAGAG GACACCAGCCCCCAGGAAAGACCCCCCATGGATCACACTGGTGCAGGCAGAGCCGAAGAAGAAGCCAGCCCCCCTGCCCCCGAGCAGCAGCCCCGGGCCGCCGCCCCCGGGCCGGGACAGCAGGCAGGTGGAGAACGGAGGTGTGCATGAGGTGGCTGGCCCGGAGCCCAAGCCCTACAACCCCTTCGAGGAGGAGCAGGAAGAGCCCCCAGCTGCACCCCGTGCAGCCACCGGCCCTGCCCCGACTCACCCGGAGTCCACACCCAAGTCCCTGCACCCCTGGTACGGCATCACCCCCACGAGCAGCCCCAGGACAAAGAAGCGCCCCGCCCCCCGAGCACCCAGTGCATCCCCCCTTG cTCTCCACACCTCCCGCCTGTCACACTCGGAGCCACCCTCAGCCACCCCGTCGCCAGCCCTCAGCGTGGAAAGCCTGTCGTCCGAGAGCTCCGGCCAGCCCCCAAGTGGGGAGCCTCTGGAGCCACCAGTCGTGCCCAAGAGCTCCTCAGAGCCTGCTGTCCATGCCCCGGGCAGCCCTGGCACCTCGGCCAGCCTCTCTGCCAACTCCTCCCTGTCCTCCTCTGGGGAGCTGGTACAGCCCAGTGTGAACCGGACACCTCAAGCCAGCCCTGGCCTTGTCCCCAATACTAGGGGCAGCCCAGGTCCCCCTCCAGCCAAGCCCTGCAGTGGCGCTGCTCCCACCCCTCTCGTGCTGGTTGGAGACAAGAGCCCTGCGCCTTCCCCTGGAACCTCATCCCCACAGCTCCAGGTAAAG TCTTCCTGCAAGGAGAATCCTTTTAACCGGAAGGCATCACCCACAGCCTCCCCAACCGTAAAGAAGGCCACCAAGGGCTCCAAGCCAGCGAGACCGCCTGCCCCAGGACACGGCTTTCCGCTCATCAAACGCAAG GTTCAGGCTGACCAGTACATCCCCGAGGAGGACATCCATGGGGAGATGGACACCATCGAGCGTCAGCTGGATACCCTGGAACACCGTGGGGTCCTGCTGGAGGAGAAGCTGCGTGGTGGAGTGGACG AGGGCCGTGAGGATGACATGCTGGTGGACTGGTTCAAGCTCATCCACGAGAAGCATCTGCTGGTTCGACGGGAGTCCGAGCTCATCTATGT CTTCAAGCAGCAGAACCTGGAGCAACGCCAGGCCGACGTGGAGTATGAGCTCCGGTGCCTTCTCAACAAGCCAG AAAAGGACTGGACAGAAGAGGACCGGGTCCGAGAGAAGGTGCTGATGCAGGAGCTTGTGACCCTCATCGAGCAGCGCAACGCCATCGTCAACTGCCTAGATGAGGACCGGCAGAG ggaggaagaggaagataagATGTTGGAAGCCATGATCAAGAAGAAAG AGTTCCAGAAGGAGGCTGAACCCGAGGGCAAGAAGAAGGGGAAGTTCAAGACCATGAAGGTGCTGAAGCTGCTAGGAAACAAGCGTGATACCAAGAGCAAGTCCCCGGGAGACAAGAGCTAA
- the C10H22orf23 gene encoding UPF0193 protein EVG1, with product MASQERVETVTKGAGFWRCPKPATYTPETYELLRVMMKESKLTNFQRRHIMDTMKRGDTLPLQCSPTSTQRVLPSKQPAPAIYLPPILAVRSHLRPASMCQANGAYSRERFKPQATRDLEKEKRRLQNIFATGKEPVERKKKPPPVRQENPAPELDRFEELVKEIQERKEFLADMEALGQGRQYQAIILTEISQKLQEMEDLDHKRSEELRKALATT from the exons ATGGCTTCCCAGGAGAGGGTGGAGACAGTGACCAAAGGAGCAGGGTTCTGGCGCTGCCCCAAGCCGGCCACTTACACCCCAGAGACCTACGAGCTGCTCAGAG TGATGATGAAGGAATCCAAACTGACAAACTTCCAACGGCGCCACATCATGGACACCATGAAAC GAGGAGACACTCTCCCCCTACAGTGCAGTCCAACTTCCACCCAGAGGGTGTTGCCTTCCAAGCAGCCGGCCCCAGCCATCTACTTGCCTCCCATCCTGGCCGTCCGGTCCCACCTCCGGCCCGCCAGCATGTGCCAAGCCAACGGGGCCTACAGCCGGGAGCGGTTCAAGCCCCAAGCCACCC GAGATCTGGAGAAGGAGAAGCGAAGACTCCAAAATATTTTTGCCACCGGGAAGGAGCCAGTGGAACGGAAAAAAAAGCCCCCTCCCGTGCGACAGGAGAACCCAGCCCCTGAGCTGGACCGGTTTGAAGAAC TGGTAAAGGAAATCCAGGAGAGGAAAGAATTCCTGGCTGACATGGAGGCCCTAGGGCAGGGCAGACAGTACCAAGCGATCATCCTTACTGAAATCTCGCAG AAACTACAGGAAATGGAAGACCTTGACCACAAGAGGAGTGAGGAACTTAGGAAGGCTCTTGCCACCACTTAA